One window of Coffea eugenioides isolate CCC68of unplaced genomic scaffold, Ceug_1.0 ScVebR1_68;HRSCAF=342, whole genome shotgun sequence genomic DNA carries:
- the LOC113758765 gene encoding uncharacterized protein LOC113758765, whose product MGIFSWFKGTKNDTNSKPATQKSEPVKTQSASEVPGMNGAVEVRRPGPPPADITVFEFGSVAASADKVTLAGFCPVSDELEPRRWEILPAQGSDAPQFRVVF is encoded by the coding sequence ATGGGTATTTTTTCATGGTTCAAGGGAACCAAAAACGATACCAACTCCAAACCCGCGACCCAAAAATCCGAACCCGTTAAAACCCAATCCGCTTCTGAAGTTCCCGGCATGAACGGAGCAGTGGAGGTCCGGCGGCCCGGCCCACCACCAGCTGATATCACCGTTTTCGAATTCGGTTCCGTTGCCGCTTCTGCCGACAAGGTCACCCTCGCCGGCTTCTGCCCTGTTTCGGACGAGCTCGAACCTCGCCGCTGGGAGATTCTGCCGGCTCAAGGCTCCGACGCCCCTCAATTTCGCGTAGTCTTTTGA